The genomic segment gataaaataaatcttattgaatttatataatctttttaaaaaaataacatcaAATAGTAGgacaaaaataaatgattttataaatagaaataaattattaaacttataacaactatcaattttttttttgttacaaGTTGAGTAGTCAATAATTCTTATAAAAgttgatttattttactatattCCAGTATACTGTTAATGAGGTCGAATAAACCTTCTATtcatgtataaataaaatgttatccAAGTCCATCCAAGCTCATCTACGATGAACTGGGAtgtaactttttatattaaattttttttaaaaatataagtttttaatactcttataaaaatgaataaatttaaatagaatttttgtaaattaaaaagtgagtatttaaaattttaaatacttatcaaaaagatacatataaataaaaaaacaatatttaaggcgtaattttatttaagttataaataaatttcataataaaataaatatacaaaagttaaaataattacattaATTTAGGTTAAAATAGAATAATGTATTGATAGTAatgatatagaaaaaaaaatgtgaagaatgataaaaatttaactaaatttattttgatttttttgtttttataagttGAATATAATGTAGATGTCATAAACACGGTTATGATAAAATGCAAATATCAAAATGAATGTGattgtttcatttttttttatgaagaaaatattttactgtCATTATTGCTTCTTGTTTATCTTAATCGTATATTTCAAGAAAGTATGAAccatcattaaatattaaatttttctttaacattGACTTAATAATTGCAACAAAGAAAATATGAATTTTTGTCTTATTTTGGTATTTGATTATTACTAATaactaatgataaaatatcttattaaaaaattcctccatttttataatgatattacaaaaataaagttaaaataattaaattgttttttattaaaaagtatttttaaatttacatcaACAAAGTAAAATTGAATAAAGCATTGTCATAAtccaaaataaattattaaagtattaactatttataaaatatgattttcatcttttaattgttttgCAAGTAAAacatacttttaaaaattaaatgataacaaaaaaaattgttaattaatcaggaaataaaaaatttttattaataacaagATTTTTGATTCTCtattttaatgatacataaatataaatagttgtgacattttttctaataaatctTTGATTTGTTTAATACtagaaaaaaagatattaattaacaaatgtttatttaaaaataaaaaaaaaaaaaagatttaaatatttatatcttttaattttttaaattaaaattatcttgaTATCTTGTTTAGTTAAAATCTTTCTTATCATAAGATTATATGTATCAATTtactttatcaaaaaatatgtaatatgTTACAATATAAGATAAGCTTAAAAGattcaaaaaagaaaaaaatgaaatttttataatttacattttatgatgaacaattttttatgGATTTAAGTTATACCAAAATAAAATAGGCAAACAATGTCATATcaagttaatatttttatacataaagacaacaaaaaaaaattttttttttgtcaattgtaattttatctattatatattttattaaatataaatttaaacatttttgttCAAATAAATTCAATACTACTTATAAGTTTAATGATTCAATGTGTacgttttaataaaaagttaaaaaaagtcaaaatttttgttttattaattagtacaatattaaaaatattttttaaatattaacttGTTTTaggaaatatttaataaaggTTATAACTTATAACggaaatgaataaatttatttttagtcaAAAAAAGTCCTAATTGAATATTAGCAAAAAGTATTGTTgatgattttaaataataatttaacactattaaaaattttaattaacaaatataactaaatatttgtataaaattaagttttaaaactacaattttaagataaaattttgttttctacttatttgacaaaataaattgttgATTAGTAAATAACTTTGAATTATCTATATGCATTATGTTAAGAAAAAAGGAATTTTCAATTCCAACATAATTCATTATTTgcatattgataaaatattgacCTAGTTACAAAAACTTCGTTCTGTTAAAGCTATTTaactaatttaaaatatactttttatataatgttacattttaagaataaacataaaaaactAATGAAAAATGCATTGAAACAGTTAAATATCATCCAACAAATACATTAAAACTACttaaaagacaaaaaaaagcAATTGTTTGGTACAgcattaatataaaatctaaaaataactttttagtaaataaaatatttattaaaatttttttagtaactATAAATAACTACATAGTTTTTTTAGAATCATCTTCAAATACTCTAAAATTAGGCAAAATGATAACAAATATTAGTAGAAGTAAAAAGTATTTCATTAGTAGAATGAATTCATTAAcaactataaaaaattataccataactaatatcaaaaaatataatactttatCAGACATAAAGACACCATAAAAGGCGGAATTACTTTTACGACAATccaaaaatagatatattcTGAATATGCTTTCACAAAAAGATAAATGATTTGTTACACTAATCTAATGATTTTTTTCCAACAATAATTGTAACAAGCagaaaaataaacaaaatgacaatagtaatatttgcataataattttttaattatataattttgtttagttattgaaataatcattaatttatttatcaaattagtgaaattaaaacataaaaagtatgtattttagaaaaaaaaataatcagaTTGTTTAGAAAACTTTTAATGTTGAGcactttttatttacatagaaacataattttaataatttatcaagtgttatcataaaatataagcgaatgaataaaaatgtatttaaataataattatcattttttcaattatttttacattgtTTTGTTtgaagtaaaaataataccgtaatttgtaatatttaaaaaaattatttttttttattaaaaataactttatttggTGTAAATCATGTATCAAGTCGAGGAAGTTAACGTTTGCAGTGTTTTAGGAGAAGGTGTAGTTGTTGTTGGCGGTTCTATTCCACttgaatttaattttgaCTCTAAACAATCAGGACCATAAAATGTAGTATTACACCatttaactaaatttttatacgtTAACAAATAACTACAATTAAGTTTTGGTAATTGACAAATTAAATCATTAGTTTCTATAGAAGGGACAAATTCTTGTAATGTTTCtctaaataacaatttttgtaaaaaaaattaagcaTAACATACATTAATGTAGACTCATTTAATTCCTTAAGATATGGTCCAAAAACAGtgtcaatatattttttaatataaggACATCGGTGAGTCATATTATTTGAAGTTGACCAAATAATTACTCCCTCtagtttataatatatacttCTATTGTATACAATACATAAATAGtactataattaataatttaaaaaaaaataaacctACAGGATCATaaaattcaatattttcatattttttattatattgatcaacttcaaatttattatacatataaatatcttttttattacctcctttttttttaatttcttcaaCGATTCGTTGTGTTTCATTCAAAACACCATCAACAAACTTATCTtttattgaataattttGACCAGGAACAATATATGAGCTGGGGTATAAAACATCTGTATGATTCAAAATTGGAATTATTTGATCTGATATATTGGGAAAACAAAAATtccattttcttttttcggCGTTTTCGTTACATGTTGGAAAACCATAAAATCCCCATTTTGCACTAGGTCGTAGttctttacattttttaacagtttctataaaaaagtttGCTGCAGCTTTATTAAATTCTTCCATAGCCAATTGTTCAGCTTCAGTAGAATTTAAAGTAGAATTTCTAgctaaaactatttttattgattCATTTCTATAAACACGTTTTGAACTCCAATTTGAATCATATGTTGGTCTCCATTCTTCAATATCAATAACACCCAAACCACTGAAATGTTTGTCaggaattatttttttgatattttcttccaatttttttagatgttCACTCATATTAACTTTCTATAATAATTAGACAATTCATAGATATAtgaagtattatttttataatttatgattagttttaaaaaattttcactAATCTTTATGTCAATAAACttgaacaaaaaaatttgtattgtttaattttaaaatctaaaaaaatttttctacatattatctaatttaaattttatattttacaaaaattaaaagttattttttagtaACAATCTTCTAACATTgaacatttataatataagaatagataatttttaataaataaaacatactTGTGGTAGACCAccatttataaatgtataatttgAAGAATTACTACTATCAACATGTATATAAGGATAAAGTCCAATCTCTGATTCATATAAAAGAACTATTTTATTgcctttaaatatataatcattatttatatcaatgtgatactttgtaaaattaattcttGTATCTGGATTTTTTTGACAATTTGTGCAAGGACTATTCCAAATAAATTCTATTGGAAGTACGAAACTTACTAATGACATTATTAATACTACAAATGTTTTCTTGTTTTTGGtcaaaaacatatatatcattgcaactttatattaacaagtctaaatattttaaaaaaaacgataaaatttgttttatataaaaaatatttaaaaaataaaaattttatgctAAAAGAtggtttataattttttaaatatttcatag from the Strongyloides ratti genome assembly S_ratti_ED321, chromosome : X genome contains:
- a CDS encoding Aldolase-type TIM barrel domain and Glycoside hydrolase, superfamily domain and Hyaluronidase family-containing protein — translated: MSLVSFVLPIEFIWNSPCTNCQKNPDTRINFTKYHIDINNDYIFKGNKIVLLYESEIGLYPYIHVDSSNSSNYTFINGGLPQKVNMSEHLKKLEENIKKIIPDKHFSGLGVIDIEEWRPTYDSNWSSKRVYRNESIKIVLARNSTLNSTEAEQLAMEEFNKAAANFFIETVKKCKELRPSAKWGFYGFPTCNENAEKRKWNFCFPNISDQIIPILNHTDVLYPSSYIVPGQNYSIKDKFVDGVLNETQRIVEEIKKKGVDQYNKKYENIEFYDPVGLFFFKLLIIVLFMYCIQ